CCACGTCGCTGGGGTAGCCCTGCCGGATCATCCACGCATTCTGCTCTGTCCCAACTCCAGCGCCAACACTTCAAATCAGTTCTTGGCGGCCTCTAGCCTCGGCTCAACGGCTCTGTAACGTCAGGCGCTCGCGGACGAGCGGCCCCACCTCCTGACCAAGCAACTCGATGGCGCGCAGCATCTGCTCATGCTTCATCACCACGTTCGTCATCTGAAACGTCAGGCGAGACACGCCTCCCAACACCTTATGCACATGTACGGCCTTGTCTACCACGTCTTGAATGCCCCCAATCAGGTACGCCCCGGACGGGCCACATTCTGCATCGAACCGGGCACGTGACGGCGCCGGCCACCCCCGCTCCCGTCCAATGGTTTCGATCATGCGCGCGTACCCCGGATAGAACGCGTCGCGCGCCGCCTGTGATGTTTCCGCCACAAAACCAAAGGCATGTATGCCTACCCGCAACGCCTCCTCCGGGTGCCCGGCCGCCTTGCCCGCCTGGCGATACAGGTCGACCAGCGGCCTGAACCGCCGGAAGTCCCCACCGATGATCGCCACCATCAGCGGCAGTCCCAGCCGCCCGGCCCGCACGAACGATTCCGGCGTACCGCCCACGCCCACCCAGATGGGCAGCGACGGCTGCTGTGGCCGCGGGAATACGCCTTGTCCCGAGAGCGGGGCGCGGAAGCGCCCCTGCCAATGCACATGAGGGTCATCGCGGAGTTTGAGCAGCAGGTCGAGCTTCTCCGCGAACAAAGCGTCGTACTCATGCAGGTCCAGACCAAACAGGGGGTAGGCCTCCACGGAGGAGCCGCGCCCCACGACAATCTCCGCGCGGCCACAGGAGATCAGGTCAAGCGTGGAGAACTGCTGGAACACCCGGACGGGATCGTCAGCGCTGAGGACGGTCACGGCGCTGTTGAGCCGAATCCGCTTCGTGCGGGCGGCGGCAGCTGCCAGGATGACGGCGGGCGCCGCGTCGAGGTACTCCTGACGGTGATGTTCCCCGACGCCGAACGAATCGAGGCCAACCTCGTCGGCACGCTCGATTTCTTCAATGAGGTGATTGAGGCGGTCCGCCCCAGAAAGGGTGAGGCCGGTGTCGGGATCAGTCACGATGGCGGCGAAGCTGTCGATGCCAATTTCCATAGGTCTCCTCGCTGTCAGTCCTTCTTCACACAACTGACATTGACAAGCATACACTTTAGTCCTAAAGTGTCCATATGGCGAACACTCCCCCTCACCCAGCACATCGGCGCGCCCGCACTGGTCGGCCCGCGGTGGCGGCCTGGCTGAGGATGGTGCGCCTCACCCAACAATTCGGCAAGGCCTGGACCCACATCCTCAAAGCGCATGACCTCAGCCCCGCACAATTCAATGTCATCGCTACGATCGGCGGCCAGCCCGGGTTGACCCAAGGTGACCTGAGCAAGAAGCTCCTCGTGACTCAGGGGAACATTAGCCAGTTGCTGCTCCACCTGATCCAGCGTGACGTGATTGAGCGACGGCCGGCCGGAAAGGAGAAACGACTGCATCTGACCGCCCATGGACAGGCCCTGTTTAACGAGCTGGTCCCATCTCACGAAGACTGGCTGGTGGAGCAGTTCTCGTCCCTCACCCCCGAAGAGCAGACGCAATTGGCCGCCATGCTGCGGCGCCTGGAGCACTCAGCCACATGAGGTGACGCGCCTCACCACGTCCGTCTACCCCAGATCACTCATCACCCCATTCCAGCACGTTTCATCCACTGTTCTGATCATGACTGAATCCCAACCCGGTTTCTTCCAGCGCTTGCTGGCCCAGCTCTACCGCCGCCCCACCGCCGAAGCTATCCCCGCCACTCAGGAGAACACCATGACCAACCCGAAGATCGCCATCATCATCAGCAGCACCCGCGCCCCCCGCTTCGCCGACAAGCCCACCCAGTGGTTCTACAACATTGCTTCGCAGCGCACGGACATGGACTTCGAAATCGTGGACCTGCGTGACTTCCCACTGCCCTTCTTCGACGAAGTGGCCTCCAACGCCTGGGCCCCCACTCAGAACCCAGTCGGCGTCCAATGGCAGCAGAAGCTCGCCCAGTTTGACGGGTACGTGTTCATCACGGCCGAGTACAACCACGCGCCCACTGGCGTACTCAAGAACGCCCTGGACTACGCCTATCCCGAATGGAACAAGAAGCCCGCGGCGTTCGTAGGCTACGGCTCGGTGGGAGCGGCACGCGCAATTGAGCAGCTGCGCCAGATCGCGGTGGAACTCCAGATGGCGCCCATCCGCAGTGGCGTACATATCCAGGGTGCGGACTTCTTCGGTGCCTGGCAGCAGGGCCTGGCCCTGGAAGACATGGCCCATATTCAGCCCAGCGTGCAGGCCATGCTCGAAGAACTCGCCTGGTGGAGCAAGGCCCTCAAAACTGCCCGCGAAGCCACCGTCAACAGCTGAACCCCAGAGGGAGAGGGAGGCGGGGTGGACCCCTGCCTCCCTCTCCCTGTATCGTCCGCGCGCTTCCCTAACCCTGTCTGGTGATCTTCTATGACGTCTGACTCCTCCACCCGTTTTTCCCCTCCTGGGGTCGCCCGCAAGGTTGACATTGTCGTCATTGGTGCGGGGCAGGCCGGCCTTTCGGCTGCGTACCATTTGCAACAGTTGGGCTTCGCACCGCACCGCAATTTCGTCATCCTCGACAGCTCGCCCGCACCCGGCGGGGCATGGCAGTTTCGCTGGCCAACCCTGACGCTCAGCACGGTCAACCGCATTCATGACTTGCCGGGGCTGCCCTTCTCCGACACAGTCGATCCGGCCAAGACACAGGTCAGAGCAAGCGAGGCTGTTCCACGGTACTTTGCGGCGTACGAGCAGACGTTTCAGTTGCCGGTGCTTCGCCCCGTGCGGGTGGCCCTGGTCAGGGCCCACGGCGAACGCCTGAAGATCGAGACAGACCGCGGAGACTTCTCCGCACGGGGCATCATCAACGCGACGGGGACCTGGGAGACGCCGTACATCCCGGAGATCCCCGGGGCTGACCGCTTCCGTGGGCGGCAACTGCACACGCATGACTACCGCACTGCTCAGGAGTTCGCGGGGCAGCACGTCGTGATCGTGGGTGGAGGCATCTCGGCAATTCAGTTGCTTGATGAAATCTCTCAGATCACCAGCACGACGTGGGTGACGCGCCGTCCACCCGTGTTCCGCGAAGGGCCGTTTGATGACACCGCTGGACGCGCGGCTGTCGCGCTGGTGGAGGACCGGGTCAGGCGCGGCCTTCCGCCCCACTCTGTGGTTTCCGTAACAGGGCTGCCAGAGACACCAGCGGTGAAAGCGATGCGGGCCAGGGGCGTGCTCAGGCGTCTTCCGATGTTCGACGAAGTGACCGAGCACGGCGTGCGCTGGGTGGATGGGTCATCGGTGCGGGCCGATGTGATTCTGTGGTGCACCGGGTTTCGGAGCGCGCTCGACCACCTGGCGCCGTTGATGTTGCGCGAAGAAGGGGGGATCCGGATGACGGGGCGCCTGGCAACACAGGTCGCGCGGGACCCCCGGGTCCACCTGGTGGGATATGGTCCGTCAGCATCGACGATCGGAGCGAACCGCGCAGGTCGGGCTGCGGCCACAGAACTGATGAAATTGTTCAGTCTGCCTGTGTCAGAAGGGCAGAGCTGAGCCCCTGACGCTGCTGCTCGCGGCGCACGCGGCGCGGACCCAGGGTGTGCAAGTGGGGGCAGGGGCCATCGTCCGGGAGACTGGGGAAGACGACCTGGCTTTTTCCCTGCGGGTCCTCGCTGCCCTTCAGGGCACGCTGCCGACAGCGAAGGCTCCAAACGGACGCACCTTGCACGTGCTCGACCAGGGCACAGGGCCGCTTAGGGAGGGTGACCTGCTTGTGGAGATGCGCCCCGACACGTCCGGGCAAGGCCGGGACCTGCGCACACTCGTCAGTGGCCCCCAGTGAGTCGATCAACCACCAGATCCTTTGACCACCAAGTCAGGAGGCCGGCCGCCCGGAGGGCCACAGTGAACGGCGCATCGGCGCTCGCCTCGGCTATCCAGCGAAATCGGATCGACGCGGGAGCGGATGCGCTTGACGAAATTCGACAGAGAGGGAGGGTACGACCTTGCCGACGTGTTGCGCTCAGACGAGGTCGTATCCTCCTGGGTGCCTGCTGATCAGGAGGCTTCTGGTTCCGGTGCGGTCCTCGATGCGTCGGCTTCGGTGAACCCCCCAGTGGGCAGGGTGTGAGCAGGTTCGTGCTGGTCAACGAGGAGGTTCAGAATGCGCCGGAGATGCTCGCGGTCCTCAGGGGCGAGGTGCTCCTCGAGGACTTGTTCCATCGTGCGAATGCGTGGCCACAACTCCTGAAGGACACGGTCGCCCTCGGGGGTGATGGTCAGGAGTCTGCGACGTTTGTCGTTGGCGCAGGACGTCCGCTGCACCAGGCCCGCCTCCTGGAGCCGGGCGACGACGTTGGCGGTGGTGTTTTTGTCGAGGGCAGCCAGTGTGCCAACGGTCTGCTGGTCGTGTCCGGGTTCGGCGGCAATGATGGTCAGGAGAGTGAATTGTGGGCGCGTCACGGTGCTGGAGACGTCGGTGTACCAGCGCTGGGAATGCATGTGGTTGAGGCGGCGCATGACGTGCCAGGGCGAGTTGAGGTCCACGGCCTGCAGGCGGGTGGTGATGGACATGGTGGAGACAGTGTACCAAGCTTGCCAACACTTAGTACGTATGCGTATCATTTAGTACGCACACTCATCAACTGTGGGTGTTTCGAAGGAGCGAGTATGACCACCCTGCGCACCCGCGCCACCCTGCTCATCGGCAGCAGCTTCACGATCATGGCCGCCGCCGCCATTGCCCCTGCCCTCCCCAACATCACCCACCACTTCCGC
Above is a window of Deinococcus sp. Leaf326 DNA encoding:
- a CDS encoding NADPH-dependent FMN reductase — protein: MTESQPGFFQRLLAQLYRRPTAEAIPATQENTMTNPKIAIIISSTRAPRFADKPTQWFYNIASQRTDMDFEIVDLRDFPLPFFDEVASNAWAPTQNPVGVQWQQKLAQFDGYVFITAEYNHAPTGVLKNALDYAYPEWNKKPAAFVGYGSVGAARAIEQLRQIAVELQMAPIRSGVHIQGADFFGAWQQGLALEDMAHIQPSVQAMLEELAWWSKALKTAREATVNS
- a CDS encoding Atu2307/SP_0267 family LLM class monooxygenase, with product MEIGIDSFAAIVTDPDTGLTLSGADRLNHLIEEIERADEVGLDSFGVGEHHRQEYLDAAPAVILAAAAARTKRIRLNSAVTVLSADDPVRVFQQFSTLDLISCGRAEIVVGRGSSVEAYPLFGLDLHEYDALFAEKLDLLLKLRDDPHVHWQGRFRAPLSGQGVFPRPQQPSLPIWVGVGGTPESFVRAGRLGLPLMVAIIGGDFRRFRPLVDLYRQAGKAAGHPEEALRVGIHAFGFVAETSQAARDAFYPGYARMIETIGRERGWPAPSRARFDAECGPSGAYLIGGIQDVVDKAVHVHKVLGGVSRLTFQMTNVVMKHEQMLRAIELLGQEVGPLVRERLTLQSR
- a CDS encoding NAD(P)-binding domain-containing protein, coding for MTSDSSTRFSPPGVARKVDIVVIGAGQAGLSAAYHLQQLGFAPHRNFVILDSSPAPGGAWQFRWPTLTLSTVNRIHDLPGLPFSDTVDPAKTQVRASEAVPRYFAAYEQTFQLPVLRPVRVALVRAHGERLKIETDRGDFSARGIINATGTWETPYIPEIPGADRFRGRQLHTHDYRTAQEFAGQHVVIVGGGISAIQLLDEISQITSTTWVTRRPPVFREGPFDDTAGRAAVALVEDRVRRGLPPHSVVSVTGLPETPAVKAMRARGVLRRLPMFDEVTEHGVRWVDGSSVRADVILWCTGFRSALDHLAPLMLREEGGIRMTGRLATQVARDPRVHLVGYGPSASTIGANRAGRAAATELMKLFSLPVSEGQS
- a CDS encoding MarR family winged helix-turn-helix transcriptional regulator; translated protein: MANTPPHPAHRRARTGRPAVAAWLRMVRLTQQFGKAWTHILKAHDLSPAQFNVIATIGGQPGLTQGDLSKKLLVTQGNISQLLLHLIQRDVIERRPAGKEKRLHLTAHGQALFNELVPSHEDWLVEQFSSLTPEEQTQLAAMLRRLEHSAT
- a CDS encoding MarR family winged helix-turn-helix transcriptional regulator, producing the protein MSITTRLQAVDLNSPWHVMRRLNHMHSQRWYTDVSSTVTRPQFTLLTIIAAEPGHDQQTVGTLAALDKNTTANVVARLQEAGLVQRTSCANDKRRRLLTITPEGDRVLQELWPRIRTMEQVLEEHLAPEDREHLRRILNLLVDQHEPAHTLPTGGFTEADASRTAPEPEAS